The sequence ACAAAACAACACCCACGGTTCTACTAACTTGTTAAACAGAGAGAGGCTGGAAACTGCCAACGCCTCTCCAAGGAAAGACAcgagagtgagagagaggagagagaaaaagcaggTTATTTATAAAGTCAGGCAGTGGTAGGGTATCTTCACTCGAGTCTGCAAACTGTCTGCTGCTGGGAGGTCACTCCAGAAGAAAAACCTTGCAGTGCCCATGACCTGCAAGCACACTATTTGATCAGGACTGCGGGGCGGGCACCAACCCTGGCAAATTGAGACACACACATGCTCTTTAATACACAGGAGATCAGGCAGACGAACACTGAGGCTTTGGAAAAGGGACTCTGGGTCCGGTAAGTTGATTTCTGTATTTATCATGGGTtatgctgccttttttttttattatttgtttgcaTACCTGCACCGCAGAGGGAATGCAACCCCCTCGTCATGCCGGTGGCATGATGTTGACACAGGGAGCCCTGTGAATCACACGCCAATGACATGGATGGCACAGGTCTGAGCCTCAAGGGCTGCTTTGGTTACCACTGGGGGAGCTTTCGCCCTTATTAACAATGCCATTTTTCATTGGTGACTTGTTAGGGAGGGGTGAGACAAGCTAGACAGACAGATTCATGCCAGACTCCAGACCCCCAACCACCACCTACTCCACCCAGCACAACATCTACCTGGCTCTGCATTGGGTTCTAGATGAAGGATATTCCCGGGTTAACAGGGTGAGAAGGTGGCAATGATGGGGATGGATGAAGCTCATGCTGTCCGACTCTGGTTGTTCCAGCAAGGTGCCCTATGCAGCACAATCCCAGTTAGACTAGCAGTCAGTGGAATGGGACCAGCTTATTCATGCTGACAGATGAAGatgttaaacttgttttatccTACACATGAAAGGGATACAGACCCCACTGTAGAAATGGGGTTGGACAGTGGAAAGCTCCCTATAGGAAGGGGGCTGTAGGTTGAGAGACAAACCCTGTGGACTTGGCATtgcacagagggaaactgtgcTGTATATGCAAGAGAGGCTCCTTAGGAGCGGGTAGATTGGGGGAAAGACCATCTCAGAATGGTGTGTACTTGCAGGAAGGTACCCCTAGGAACAATAGTGTATAGTGGAGATTCCCCCTTAGGAAAAGTTCCACATAGTGGGAGAGACCTAGGAATTGGGGCAGACCCCCTAGGAATTGTGCCAAATAAGGGGGGACAGAACCCCTAGGAATTGTGCCAAATAGGGGGGACAGACCCCCGAGGAATGGTGCTGTACAGTGGGAAAGATGGCTTTTAGTGGGGGTGGAGGAAGCCCTTTTCTCGGGAAGCAGGAGTAGTATTTTACCAGTCAAGGTACCCCTggaatgggaggaggaggagagctgctCTCTGAAGCAGCCTGCATGCCAAGCTCCTGCACCGCACACAGACTCAGTAATGCACCACATTTCACTGGCCCCATCGGCTGCAGGAACTCCTGTAGGTATGGAAAATGGAAGAAACCCAAGAGCCCAGCCACGGAGTGTTTCAATCCCTCTTTTCTTCCCACACGAGCAGCCTGCCAGCCAGCAGTGTGCCTAGGTGGCGATGCGCAGTCTGGCTCAGAGCAGGACTGTACCCTCTTTGTCTGGAGTGCCGGGATTCCTCATTAGGGCTGGAGCAATAAATATCCcccccttcctgcagctctgtTCTGTATGTATGTCTGAGTCAGGGCTATGGGTGCTGTGAGGCCCGCTACAAGTAACCCAGAGGCCTCCTGTGATAATTAGTCTGGGGACACCCCTGCCAAAGCCACAGTTTGGACAGGCTGTCTGCACTGCAGGGGCAGCAAATCCAGATCAGAATGTCCAACAGGCACCAATTTCACAGCTTTGCAAGGGCCTGGACATGCCTGCAAGGGGACCTCTGATCTTCCACCCTTACTTGGATTATAGTAGCACCAGCCAAGAGCGcagccccattgcgctaggtgctgtacatacggGCAGTGATGGTCCTTGTCCCacaaagcttacagtctaaatactCCAGACAGAGAAAGAATGGGAAGTGTTATTGCTATCCCCATTtccagatagggaactgaggcccagagcgagATAAGGTGACTCAGGAAGACGGTGGCAGAGATGGGAGTTGAAGCCCGGTCTCCTACAGCCCAGGCCAGTGCTGTAAGCACAAGGGCAGCCTTCTCCTTCCGCAGAACAGACCTTAACATTAAGTTGGACTCCCAATGCTCAGAATAGCTGGAAGCAGCCCACTCTCCATCATGCTGGTCACTCTGAGACAATAAGGACAGGCCGTTGAATGTTGATGAAGTGCTTTGTGGTACATACTGGAAGATGCCTCCGTCTCCAGGgtcattctcccctccccctctgggtGGGTgagcccagtcctgcccccactGGGAGTTTGCTCGCTGATTTGAGGGACTCAGCCTGCTCCCATTGTGTTACCACTGCCCCGAGGTCCTGGCGTGTAAGAGGAGGAGGTGAAGGACTGAACCTGCTCTCATCCCTTTAACCTCTCCCACTCAGTGCAGCCTGGGGTATTTCCCAGATGCTTTCCAAACTCTTCCTTGCATGCTGTTCTATGCATGCAGAATTAAGGAAGGAGTGTAAGCCACTGTGTGGGTGGTTATATGGCCCTCATGGCCATGGTGTGCCAAAACCTACTGTCGTTAATGGCAAGGTAGGGCAGTATTATGTAGGTAGggcttgtttagtttgcagaagagaagagtgaggggggatttgatagcagccttcaactacctgagggggggttccaaagaggatggagcgcggctgttctcagtagtggtagcagatgacagaacaaggagcaatggtctcaagttgcagtgggggagctctaggttggatattaggaaacactgtttcacgaggagggtggtgaagcactggaatgcgttacctagggaggtagtggaatctccatccttagaggtttttaagttccggcttgacaaagctctggctgggacgatttagtaggggttggtcctgctttgagcagggggtgggaccagatgacgtcctgaggcctcttccaaccctaatcttctaggaaTCCATGATTCCATtaaccccattgtacagatgtggaactgaggcgtGGGATAGATTAAGTCACTTCCCCAAGTCACGAAAGATGCCTGTGACAAAGCCAGGAATgccaggtttcctgagtctcgatccaaagccctctccagtaggccacccctcctccccagccaaaCAGGCTTTGTCTCATTGCGTCCAGGTGCCTGGGTCTGTGACTGCAGCCTGATGAAATATTAACAGCAACAATTTCATGCCACTAATTTAGCCTCTTTTCTTCTGCATGTAAATTATCCATGAATAGACTTTGATCTTAGTAAACGTGTTTGCGATGCAAAAGTCGATGATGAATGGTTACTTCAGCCTCTGGGTTTCATCGTGACTATTTGTCACTTCAGACAATTGCTATTCATGGGGTCTAATTGGTCACTTAAGTCACAAggtattgtttctgcttcctgagTGGGTGACGCCTAAAGAGCTTCCAAGCAACCACTCATAATGCAAATCTTTATACAGGTCCATGTGCATTAAATATATTTGCAatgtcaggagacttgggttctctTCTCAGCTCATCACTGACCtgctgtctctgtctctcctccatCCTGTGTACTTCTTGTCTATATATACTAGGATCAGGAACTCTTACAACGTACAGCTCCGAGCACAATAGGGCTCCAATCTCATTTGTAGCATCTAtagacactattgtaataataaaataataataataataaataagttaTCATGATCAAAATGTCACTGGCATGAATGTTCACAAAAAGCAAATGAAACGGTGATGAATTGGATCCAGCTCTCTCTATTACTGCCACTCAAGGGCCCCCACCCGCAGTGGTATGATAATAACACCTGGCTCTTATACAGCACTTGTCATTAgcagacctcaaagcactttacaaaagaggtcagtgtcattatccccgttTGTACTGAAACGCcaagaagggaagtgacttgtccaaggtcactcagaaaaccagtgacagagtcaggaatagaacccaggtcacctTGTTCCCTCTCCAATGCTCCAGGCCCCATGATAAACACCCGCCTGCTTCCTATTTCTAGTCACTTGTGCCTGACCTAAAGTTGCTCATATTTTTCCCACTTCTATACAGGTTCCATGAGGTTCTGCACAATGCACTGGGCTTCTGTCCTGATAGTAGCTGGGCTGTGTGGGGTCTCCCTGGGCCAGTATGAAGACGAAGAAGATATGTACTGGCTGCATCAGTACCGTCGCAGCCAGGCGTTGTCCTATAACTACATGCCGTACTACGAGGATGAGGTCCCTCCTTACTCTTATGTCCCGCCTGGGTCCTCCTTTGCGGAGCCCATCCCTGAGCCCGTTTCCCGGGAATGCCCCCAGGAGTGCGACTGCCCCCCCAACTTCTCCACAGCATTGTACTGCGACAGCCGCAACCTGAGGTACCTTCCCTTTGTGCCTTCCAGAATGAAGTACGTCTACTTCCAGAACAACCAGATCACCACCGTCCAAGAGGGGGCTTTCGACAATGCCACGACGCTGGAATGGATTGCGCTGCACGGCAATCAGATAACCAGTGAGAAGATGGGCAAGAAGGTCTTTGCCAAGCTCAAGAACCTGGAGAGGCTGTATCTGGATAACAACAACCTGACCAAgatgcccagccccctgcccaggtcCCTGAGAGAACTCCACCTGGCTTACAATCAGATCACCAGGATCCCATCCAATGCTCTAGAGGGGTTGGAGAACCTCACTGCCCTGTATCTCAGCCACAACCAGATCCATGATATAGGAGCATCTTTCAAAGGGTTAAAGTCCTTGATCCTTGTTGACCTGAGCTACAATCACCTCAGGAAGCTCCCTGATGGCCTCCCAAGCTCTCTTGAGCAGCTCTACCTAGAGCACAACTACATCTACACCATCCCCGATGAGTATTTCAAGGTGTCCCCCAAGCTGCTCTATATCAGGCTGTCCCATAACAGCCTGACCAACGAGGGGCTCTCCTCCAACACCTTCAACACCAGCAGCATCCTAGAGCTCGATCTGTCTTATAACAGGCTCCAGAAGATCCCCCGGGTTAGCACCAACCTCGAGAACCTCTATCTCCAAGGGAACCAAATCAATGGTGAGCAGCATCCCAACCGCAACCTCTTGATGTTAGGGGGTCCCATTGTCAATGGTCAGGACAAGGGGTAGGGAGATGGGGAGCCAGGTTCTGGCACTGTTTGTTGGATGCAGCCTGGTCTAATGGCCTGAGCAGAGGGACCGGAACTCAGAAAACCTGAATTCCATTGCGGTCTATACCACTGATTTCTTATGTAGCCTTAGGACAGTCACTTCCCTACTCTGTGCCCCTGTTTGCCCCATCTACATGGTGAAGTGCTCTGAGATGCTGGGATGCACGGTGCTCTGGTAAGTGCAAGGTGTTATCCTTTTGCTCAGTGGAAGTCTTTCTCGTGTCTGTGAGATTATCTTTTTAAATTCTGCAAGATGAGGTAGAACTCCACAGGGAATTTAAAGGTGAAGAAATAACGAGATTGAGATCattaatgataaaaaaaaatactagctGAATTAAATCATCAGAGATCAGGTGACAAAGGTCATTTTAGGTACAAATGATGTGGCTGCACTGAGGATGGGGGATGCCACCGAAAGAAGAGGACATCAGAAAGTATAGTGTATCCGAATAGGATCATATCCCTTTAAATGTTTTGAGAACCCTGTCGTGGCG comes from Lepidochelys kempii isolate rLepKem1 chromosome 21, rLepKem1.hap2, whole genome shotgun sequence and encodes:
- the FMOD gene encoding fibromodulin; the protein is MRFCTMHWASVLIVAGLCGVSLGQYEDEEDMYWLHQYRRSQALSYNYMPYYEDEVPPYSYVPPGSSFAEPIPEPVSRECPQECDCPPNFSTALYCDSRNLRYLPFVPSRMKYVYFQNNQITTVQEGAFDNATTLEWIALHGNQITSEKMGKKVFAKLKNLERLYLDNNNLTKMPSPLPRSLRELHLAYNQITRIPSNALEGLENLTALYLSHNQIHDIGASFKGLKSLILVDLSYNHLRKLPDGLPSSLEQLYLEHNYIYTIPDEYFKVSPKLLYIRLSHNSLTNEGLSSNTFNTSSILELDLSYNRLQKIPRVSTNLENLYLQGNQINEFSISSFCTLVDVMNFSKLQVLRLDGNEIQRNAVPPDAPLCLRRAAVIEI